A window from Dioscorea cayenensis subsp. rotundata cultivar TDr96_F1 chromosome 10, TDr96_F1_v2_PseudoChromosome.rev07_lg8_w22 25.fasta, whole genome shotgun sequence encodes these proteins:
- the LOC120270965 gene encoding lipid droplet-associated hydrolase isoform X1, translating to MPLPWPAAISSISRLAPRLPSSSFLKSGIKLVPMASMEDGEALLPLRRKLASSRICLVSGFSTELLEVRSEAPAFHVLVIPGNPGIALFYKEFIEALYQLLDGNASITAISHISHSRKDRERGRRFSLQEQIDHKLDFINQELRISEIPLILVGHSIGAYICLEIFKRHPNQVMFVVGLYPFLALNRDSLTQTIIRIIAGSTFLNVSASYLVSLLGSFPVRFLRTLVRKLLGKSWSTTAVDAVCDNILQYHTMRNVLYMVLTEFAEFTEEPDWEFMRDKKNQLALLFGTDDHWAPLSFFKLVSEKVLDLDLSIEMEGHTHAFSCTEAGSLWVARHVAALISDKLKIQLNANS from the exons ATGCCACTCCCTTGGCCTGCTGCCATTTCCTCCATCTCTCGCCTTGCTCCTCGGCTCCCTTCCTCCTCCTTTCTCAAATCCGGGATCAAA CTTGTTCCTATGGCGTCAATGGAGGATGGAGAAGCATTGTTGCCTTTACGGAGAAAACTGGCGTCCTCTCGAATTTGTCTTGTTTCTGG TTTCTCTACTGAGTTGCTTGAGGTGCGCTCGGAGGCTCCCGCTTTCCATGTTCTTGTTATTCCCGGGAATCCAG GCATTGCTTTGTTTTACAAGGAGTTCATTGAGGCGCTCTATCAACTGCTCGATGGGAATGCATCCATAACAG CTATCAGTCATATTTCACATTCAAGAAAG GATCGGGAACGTGGAAGGAGGTTCTCATTACAAGAGCAAATTGATCACAAG TTGGATTTTATAAACCAAGAGCTCCGGATCAGTGAAATTCCCCTCATACTG GTTGGGCATTCAATCGGAGCATATATATGTCTTGAGATTTTCAAGAGACATCCAAATCAG GTCATGTTTGTTGTAGGTCTTTATCCGTTTTTGGCTCTTAACAGGGATTCCTTGACGCAGACTATCATTCGGATTATCGCAGG gTCCACATTTCTAAATGTTTCTGCTAGTTATCTTGTGTCCTTATTGGGGTCATTTCCAGTTCGGTTTCTGAGAACTCTCGTTAGAAAATTGTTGGGCAAATCATGGTCTACAACTGCTGTTGATGCTGTATGCGATAACATTTTGCAG TACCATACCATGCGTAATGTCCTTTACATGGTCTTGACAGAATTTGCAGAG TTTACTGAAGAGCCTGATTGGGAATTCATGAGAGACAAGAAGAACCAACTTGCACTTTTGTTTGGCACTGATGACCATTGGGCTCCTTTGTCATTCTTCAAATTG GTTTCAGAGAAGGTGCTTGATCTCGATCTATCGATTGAGATGGAAGGTCACACCCATGCCTTTAGTTGCACAGAGGCTGGATCATTATGGGTTGCGCGGCATGTCGCTGCCTTGATCAGTGACAAATTGAAGATACAACTCAATGCTAATTCTTAG
- the LOC120270965 gene encoding lipid droplet-associated hydrolase isoform X2, translated as MASMEDGEALLPLRRKLASSRICLVSGFSTELLEVRSEAPAFHVLVIPGNPGIALFYKEFIEALYQLLDGNASITAISHISHSRKDRERGRRFSLQEQIDHKLDFINQELRISEIPLILVGHSIGAYICLEIFKRHPNQVMFVVGLYPFLALNRDSLTQTIIRIIAGSTFLNVSASYLVSLLGSFPVRFLRTLVRKLLGKSWSTTAVDAVCDNILQYHTMRNVLYMVLTEFAEFTEEPDWEFMRDKKNQLALLFGTDDHWAPLSFFKLVSEKVLDLDLSIEMEGHTHAFSCTEAGSLWVARHVAALISDKLKIQLNANS; from the exons ATGGCGTCAATGGAGGATGGAGAAGCATTGTTGCCTTTACGGAGAAAACTGGCGTCCTCTCGAATTTGTCTTGTTTCTGG TTTCTCTACTGAGTTGCTTGAGGTGCGCTCGGAGGCTCCCGCTTTCCATGTTCTTGTTATTCCCGGGAATCCAG GCATTGCTTTGTTTTACAAGGAGTTCATTGAGGCGCTCTATCAACTGCTCGATGGGAATGCATCCATAACAG CTATCAGTCATATTTCACATTCAAGAAAG GATCGGGAACGTGGAAGGAGGTTCTCATTACAAGAGCAAATTGATCACAAG TTGGATTTTATAAACCAAGAGCTCCGGATCAGTGAAATTCCCCTCATACTG GTTGGGCATTCAATCGGAGCATATATATGTCTTGAGATTTTCAAGAGACATCCAAATCAG GTCATGTTTGTTGTAGGTCTTTATCCGTTTTTGGCTCTTAACAGGGATTCCTTGACGCAGACTATCATTCGGATTATCGCAGG gTCCACATTTCTAAATGTTTCTGCTAGTTATCTTGTGTCCTTATTGGGGTCATTTCCAGTTCGGTTTCTGAGAACTCTCGTTAGAAAATTGTTGGGCAAATCATGGTCTACAACTGCTGTTGATGCTGTATGCGATAACATTTTGCAG TACCATACCATGCGTAATGTCCTTTACATGGTCTTGACAGAATTTGCAGAG TTTACTGAAGAGCCTGATTGGGAATTCATGAGAGACAAGAAGAACCAACTTGCACTTTTGTTTGGCACTGATGACCATTGGGCTCCTTTGTCATTCTTCAAATTG GTTTCAGAGAAGGTGCTTGATCTCGATCTATCGATTGAGATGGAAGGTCACACCCATGCCTTTAGTTGCACAGAGGCTGGATCATTATGGGTTGCGCGGCATGTCGCTGCCTTGATCAGTGACAAATTGAAGATACAACTCAATGCTAATTCTTAG